In one Balaenoptera acutorostrata chromosome 5, mBalAcu1.1, whole genome shotgun sequence genomic region, the following are encoded:
- the LOC130708219 gene encoding stearoyl-CoA desaturase 5-like isoform X2: MPGPAADEGKVPFRTAKEEIRVGLGVEGSEGGGGGREKPGARGRRQDIAWRNVFLLSLLHLGAVYSLALIPKAQPLTLLWDD, translated from the exons ATGCCAGGCCCGGCCGCCGACGAGGGGAAGGTCCCCTTCCGCACCGCCAAGGAGGAAATCCGTGTGGGCTTGGGGGTCGAGGGCTcggagggcggcggcggcggccgggagAAGCCCGGCGCGCGCGGGCGGCGGCAGGACATCGCCTGGAGGAACGTCTTCCTGCTGAGCCTGCTCCACTTGGGGGCCGTGTACTCCCTGGCGCTCATCCCCAAAGCCCAGCCGCTCACTCTGCTCTGGG ATGACTAG